In Alkalispirochaeta americana, the sequence AATCACTCGTGCTCAGGCTAAACTCACAGGCGCCCCGAGAAGGGGTGCTAGGTTGATCGCTCGAGATCCCCGATCTCCTGCTCGGAAAGGCCGGTGATCTCGGCGATGTCGGAAAGGGGGAACCCGCGTTTCAGCATCTTCAGGGCATCTTCACGACGAGCCTGATGCATGCCCTGCTGCATGCCCTCTTCCTTGCCGCGTTGCTCGGCGCTGCGTAACCGCGAGCTGACATCGCGTTGCCATTTCTCACGCGCCTCGGCGATGTCCATAAGCTCGTCGTCGGCAGTAAAGGTGCGGTAGACTCTGTGGGCCTTGCCCAGAGCAGGGTTGTCCTTCAGCAATAGCGTCATATCCTCCTCCTCCACGGTGCCTTCGTGCTCGAAGTAATAACACCATGTATCAAGTTTGTCCTTCACATCACCGGTGCTTTTCAGGTGATTCTTGGGCAGTTCGATGAAATGGATCTGCAGGTGATCGGATAGCACATACTCCGGTGCGTCGGCCTCGGTGATCTGGAAACAGCTATGATAGCCGGGAAGCTGGGGGAAGAT encodes:
- a CDS encoding Rpn family recombination-promoting nuclease/putative transposase — protein: SLYYWARSYAGQLKKGDDYIELTPSVCINLLDFEIFPQLPGYHSCFQITEADAPEYVLSDHLQIHFIELPKNHLKSTGDVKDKLDTWCYYFEHEGTVEEEDMTLLLKDNPALGKAHRVYRTFTADDELMDIAEAREKWQRDVSSRLRSAEQRGKEEGMQQGMHQARREDALKMLKRGFPLSDIAEITGLSEQEIGDLERST